The DNA sequence CATGCGCCGTTCCAGCGAAGTATAAACCCTTTCTCTCGGGAACCCCAGCTCATCTAACACGGGCAGCGTAAAGCGGATCATGGCCGGAGGGCCACACATCACTGCATAAGTATTCTCTGGGCTGGGTGCCACTTCCTTCAGAACTGTGGGCACAAAGCCGACCCGCTTCGTCCAGCCAGGAAATTCTGTGTCCACGGTCAAATGCATGCAAACGTCCGTTCGTGCCTCCCAGCGCTCCAGTTCTTCTTTGTAGAGGAGCAGGCCGGGCGTCCGTGCCCCATAGATCACGCTGATCTCTCCGAAGCGGCCACGTTGCTCTGGTTCCAGCATATAGACCAGGAGTGAGCGCAAGGTGGTGAAAGCGAACCCACCCCCGATGATAATCACGCTGTGATTTTCGAAGAGGTCCAGTGGGTAAGCATTTCCTAAAGGCCCCCGCAACCCGACCTCATCGCCCTCCTTCAACTGGTGAAGCGCTTGGGTAACCAATCCGGCTTTGTTAACGGTGAAGCGCAGGGTGCCCCCCCTTTCCGTCGGAGAGGAGGCGATACCTAGGGGTGCTTCTCCCTTGCCAAAAACCGATATCTCGCAAAATTGCCCTGGCATAAAATGGAATGCTGCCTCGTCACTCGGTCTGGTGAAGGCTAAATCAAGGCTTTTCTGCATGCCATCCTCAGTCTCAACGAACACCCGCTGGACACGCATAATTATGGGCAGATAAGGGTTTTCCATTGCTGGGTATTCCTGTCTGGGTTTATCGCGGATTGATATGGTCATGTTGCTTTCGCGGCGGTGATAGCGCCTAATATTTCTCGGATGTCAATATTGACTGGACAACTGATCACACACCGTCCGCAACCAACGCATCCCAATGGCGCACCACCCATCGCCATGTAGTTAAACTTGTGCATAACTCGCTGGCGCATCCGCTCCCGACCAGTAGGTCGCGGGTTGTGCCCCGATGCCTCCAGTGTGTAGACAGCGAATTGACAACAGTCCCAGTTGCGGACTCGTTTTCCGGATGTCGCGTCGCATACCTCATCTACGATGTCGAAGCAATAGCAAGTTGGGCAGACGTAAGCGCAGACGGCGCACCCTAAGCAGCGTTCCTGGAGCGCTTGCCAGATGGGCGCCTCTATCATACCGCCCAGGGCTGACGGCAGGCTGGTTGTATCCGGGAGAGGCGCCATTTGTTTGCGGGCATGGGTGGCTATCCGTTTGGCATCACTGCGCTCTTTTTGGGTGGCTTCGCGGAAATGCGCGGTGCTCAGTAAAGCCTCTCCTCGTGGCGTGAGGGGTTCGGCCAGGTAGCGATCCCCGAGGTCAGTGAGCAACACATCGGCCCCCTCTTTGCCAAAGGGATCTCCCCCCACGGCAGTGCAGAAACAGGTGCTTCGGGGAACGTTGCATCCTAAGGCTACAATGGTCGTCCGTCGGCGCCGGTTCACGTAATAGACGTCTGGTTTTTCCTCCGTGTCGAACACTCGGTCCAGGATGCTAACGGCGCGCGCATCACATGGACGTACGGCCAGCAACACCCTATCTTTCGCCACGTCCTCTATGGGCTCGAGTTTCACATGGCCGTTGTTCATTTCATAGCAGAATAGCGTCTCCGTTTGTGGTAGAAAGACCCCTTTGGCCGACGTCGTGGTATTTGCATAATGCCACTGACCCTCTTTCGGCTCGCGGATTTTCTGAAATGTGATGGCCTCTCCTGCCTCAACCGGTGCATATACTTCGTAGTCTTCTATCAACTTAGCGACGAAGTCTGGCCACTTCTCTTTGGCAATGATCTTCATGTTTTCGGGGCCCCTGCTTCTATTTGGGTAGCGATTTCGCGTTCCTTATCTGATTGGAAGGTAGCCAGTGGTGGAACGGCCTCGGGATTCAATCCGGTCTCGAATTCGAAGAGCTCGCGCACGTCTTCATTCAATCGAGCCATCAGGTACACGAGTTTGATCCCCATCGGGCAAGCGCGCTCGCAGGCGCCACAAGTCACGCAGCGTCCTGTCTGGTGGTAGGCTCGCACTATATGCCAGAATTGCAGGCCACTCGGGGTGACACCAGTCTCTGACCAGCGGGGCATCGTGTGGTCTACAAAACACTCGTTGCAATAGCACATTGGGCATGCCTCACGGCAAGCGTAGCAACGAATACAGCGTTCGGATTCCGATGCAAAATATGTCCAGCGTTCCTCGTGGGAGAGGGACTCGAACTGGTCTGTGAGAATAGACAGGTCTCCTTTTGACTCCACCGGTTTGGCTACGAGCACGTCGTAGATCACTGGGTTGGGATATTCGCAGGCTTGGCAAGAGGAGTGTAGATACTTCCTGCGCGGCAGAATCATCTCGAAGTCCTTTCCGCGCGCGAAAATCCTCTGGCCTTTCACCTCAACCTCTGTGATCTCGCCAGGCACCGCCTTAGCCACTTGACGGCTATCTACCATGCCGTTGCAAGGCACACCAATGATGAAAATCCGATCGCGATCCACTTGCCGCTCTGCCATAAGGGCGACGATCGCTCGTGTGTCGCAACCCTTGGCCACAATGCCTACCCTCTGATCCCTTACCTTAAGCAGGTAGCGAGCTAGATTATTCTCGCAAAAGCCGTTCCACACTAGGGTTTCTACATCTTCGGGCCTGCGAATAAAGGTCGGCCTTGCCCGGAGAGGTAGAGACCCCTTCTCGAAGCCGATCACAGCCTCAACCTCGCCGCTCTCTAACAAGCGGCGAGCCTCACTTTGAATTCTCCGTGTGATATCCGCCATGCTAACATACTCTTCGAAAGCGCTGAGATTGACCTAATTGGCTCAGATTTTCTGTCATACTCTGAATCAATCTTGGGAACTGATGTCGTTCCGCTTCGTTGACCCAGGCGAATTGAATCCTCTCCGGCTCAATACCCACGTATTCCAAAAAACGTCGGAGAGTGATCAGCTTGCGCTCGCTCAGGTAATTCCCGTCTTTGTAATGACATTGTCCCGGATTGCACCCTACGACAAGAACCCCATCCCGGCCATTTTGCAGCGCGTTGAGGATGAAGAGTGGATTCACCCGCCCGGAACAGGGCACCCGAATAACTCGAATGTTTGGGTTCTCTGCCACACGATCCACTTCCTCCCGATCACTGGGGGTATATAACGACCAGTTGCAGAGGAAAACCAGGAGGCGAGGCTGCCATTCGCTCTCTATGCTCATCGTGTGACCTCCACTGGAATCAGCACCCGCTCACTCAAGCCCCGAATTTGAGCGATGATTTCGTCGTCACTGAAGTCAGTTACATCAATCGCTGCACTCCGACAAGAGGCCCCACACAACCCACAGCCCATGCACAGCGTGGCGTTCACCTGGGCCACCTTTTTCTCTTGCCCCAAAACCCGTTTGGAAACCAGTTCGATGGCATCGTATGGACAAACTTCCACACACACGCCGCAGGCGGAGCACACCCGTTCATTCACTTGTGCTGGGGTCCGCCACGGTCGTTTTCCCTCGCGAATGGCGATGTTGCGGATCGCCCTCATTAACTCGGAAATGCGTACCCCTTGTGGGCAGCGCTCGTAACAATTATCACAGGCTGAGCAGAACCAGACCGCCGGGCTAGCGAGAACCTCATTTCGTAGGCCCAAGACTATCATACGCACAATGCGGCGGGGGTTATAGTCCGCATTCCACCAGCGAATGGGGCAGGTAGCCACACAGGTGCCGCAGGAGAAACAACGCCACAAGTATTCGCCGCCGGGTTCAGCCGCGACCTCTGCTGCAAAGCCTGGATCGTAGCGGTTTGATTTCAGCATGTTGGCATCCTCAGGCGGGCACTAGTTCTGGCTCTTTGGTGACACCTAATACCTCGGCCACCCCGGGCACTTCTGGCCATTTTCTTAGCCGCCGATCAAGTTGTGGCCGCGCTGCCTCGTTCTCCCGGCGGATGGTCTCCGGGTCAAAAGAGCGCAGTGTGGCATCCATCTCCGTGATGACCTGGGCGTATTTCTGGCCTTCGGCAGCGGAAATCCACTCCACTCGGAAGCGCTGCGGGGATATGCCCATTGTTGCTAACTGTTGTGCCAGGCGCTCGAAACGCTTGGCTGCATGGTGTTGTCCGGTGATGTAGTGGCAGTCCTGCGGATGGCAGCCGGAGACCAGCACCATGCCCGCGCCGCGGCGGAATGCTTCGAACACGAAGTCCGCATCCATGCGCGCCGAACACATAACCCGGATACCCCGCGAGGTGGGTGGATACTGGAAATGGCCCGTGCCCGCTGAATCAGCACCACCGTAACTGCACCAGTGGCACATGAAGGCCAGTATCTTTTTCTCCGGACTCTCGGCCAAGAGGGCGTGGATTTGCGCCAGTACTTGTGCATCTGTAAAGTGCATTTGCGTGATGGCGTTTTGTGGACACTCCGCCACACATGCCCCGCAGCCGTGGCATTTGGCTGGAATAACCTCGGCGACCTTTCCGGGTTCGATGACGATGGCGTTATACGGGCACTTGGTAGCACAGATGCCGCACTTGTCGCCTCCTTCTGCACGGATGCACCTATCGGGCCATACACAAGCCACAATGGGCTCGATCTCCCAATAACCAGAAGATAACACTCGGCTGGCTCGCGATGCCGCAGCACTACCCTGGGCGACACTGGATGGAATATCTTTGGGCCCTTGTGCTGCGCCAGCCAGGAATATCCCTTCGGTTGGTGTATCAATGGGCTTTAATTTCGGGTGATATTCCATATAAAAGCCGCTGGGATCGCGCGGTATGGTCAGGACAGAACTCAATTCCTCTGCGTCCGGACGGGGGATCGCTGCGGTGGATAGGACCACCATCTCGCTCTCCACTTCCACCATCTGCCCCAGGCTGATATCCTCAGCCCGGATGAGCAGGTTCTTTGTCTCTGGGTCCTCGATGATGGCCGAGGGTCGCCCTTGGATAAAGCGGATGCCCATATCCCGCGCCCGTTGATAGAATTCCTCATATCCCTTGGCTGGGGTACGGATATCCATATAGAAGATAGCCACTTCCATATCCGGGTATGTGGTCTTAAGGGCGATGGCGTTTTTGATAGTGTACATACAACAGAACCCAGAACAATAAATATGGTAGCGGCTGTCCCTGGACCCAACGCATTGGACAAAAGCGATGCTCTTCGGCGTCTTTTTATCCGAAGGACGTATGACTTCGCCGACTGTGGGGCCACTGGAGTTAGTCAATCGCTCCAGTTCAAGGGCCGTCAGGATGTTCTCGTACCGCCCATAGCCATATTCTTCCAGAGGTGTGGGGTCGAAAACATTGAAGCCTGTGGCCACCAGGATAGTCCCGACGTCTAGATCTATTTCTTCCTCTTTCTGAGAGAAGTCAATGGCATCCAATTTCCCACACGCTTCCACGCATTTGTAGCACTTGATGCAGTGGTCCATATCAATTGCGTAGACTAGGGGGACCGCCTGGGCGTGGGGGACGTCAATGGCTTTGCGGGGAGCCGCGTTGGCCTCAAATTCATTGGGTATCTCAATGGGACATGCCTTGGCACAAAGGCCACAACCATTACAACGGTCGGCTATGACGTATCGAGGCCTCTGGAGCACTTTGACCCGGAAGTTCCCTATGAACCCATCAACTCGTGTTACCTCTGCATTGGAGAGGATTTTGATGTTGGGGTGACGCGCCGCGTCCACCATCTTGGGGGCGAGAATTCATATCGAACAATCCATGGTGGGAAAAGTCTTGTTCAACTGGGCCATCCGGCCACCGATGGTGAGATCTTTTTCCACCAGGTAAGTCTCAAACCCCATGTCACCCAGGTCAAGAGCAGCGCTGATGCCAGCGATGCCGCCACCAATCACCAAGGCCCGTTTGGTAATGGGGACTTTGATCATCTGTAGCGCTGTGAGGTAGCGGGCTTTGGCCACCGCGCTGGCGACCATATCCTTGGCCTTGGCCAATGCTGCTTCTGGCTCGTGTGTGTGCACCCAGGTGTCTTGTTCCCGGATGTTCGCCATCTCCATCAAAAAGGGATTTAGCCCCGCTTCGGCCACGCATTGCCGGAAGGTAGGCTCGTGTAGGCGGACGCTGCACGCTGCCACCACGACCCTGTTCAGATTGTGTTCCGCGATGTCCTTTTTGATTAGATTCTGTCCGGGGTCACCACAAAGATACAAGTAGTCCCGCGAGACTACCACATCGGGTAAAGTGGCTGCATACTCAGCCACTTCTTTGGGAGAGATGACCCCACCGATATTCGAGCCGCAATGGCAAATGTACACACCAATGCGAGGTCGCCCATTTTCGCTCATATCCCTACCTCTCTCGGAATTCATCTCACAACAAATCCCCGCAGGGAGATTACGCTTACTACCTCAACTCCAGGTAGTAATGTGTGGTAATCCACCCTCGCGCGGATGAAGTTTTGGACTTATAGCAACTCTTTCAGTAACTTGGCCACCGCTTCACGGCGAGACTTCTGCGCCACAATATCAGGCGTGGACAAGCTCAGAGCCTCCTTGGGACAGTACGCCACGCACTGCGGTCCCTCCTGATCGGCGCAGAGATCACACATTGCCACGACCTTGGTGGCCGAGTCGAGCATGATCGCTCCAAACTCGCACGCCGAAACGCACCAACCGCACCCGTTGCACTTGTCTTTGTCCACCAAGATAGTGCCTGTCTCCGGGCTTTGCGAGAGGGCGTCTCTGGGGCAGGCGATGACGCAAGGCGCATCCTCGCAGTTGCGGCAGGAGACCGACATCATGACCACCGGCTCGATACGCACGACACGGATGCGGGATTTCAAGGGGTCGAAAACGCCCTCTTTCGTTGCCGAACAAATCAACTCGCACGTTTGGCATCCGACGCATTTGTCGGGATCACAGACGATGTATTTGTGTACCATGTTCAGACCCCCACTTCCTCGGCTATATCTTCCAGTCCCAACTCGATTAACTTTTCCTTCGGAATCAGCCCGTCCTTGGTCCACCCGCGCGCTTCATAATAGTCATCAATTCCAAGGCGCAGTTCTTCTGGAGTGACATAATGTCCCTTGGCGGGCCCGTCGGGAATGGGCTCCTCGGTGAAACGTGGCGGGAGCCAGTCGTCCTGTTTGGTCCAACCCTCGCGGATGTTGAAAGCCTTCTTTAGATTGCACACCCGCTCGCCTAGCGTTCGGAGGTCGTCCGGCGTCATCTCAATGCCCGTGGTCATTGTGTAAAGTCGAGAAACCTCAGCGTGGAAATCTTTGAAGCAGCCGCGCAAGAATTTGCAGAGCATGACGATATCGTAGAGAGAAGCGTATTCTTCCTTCTCTTTGACGATTTTTCCTCGACCTTTCTCCATCTTGAAGCGGTCTACCTCACCCTTGATATCCGCCTCGTAGGCCAGCGAACGGTTGTGACAGCCGCCCCGCGTGCCCACAGCCAGGCCGACGGCAAAGGTCTTCAGGCTGCGAGGGTCATAGCCGCACATCTCAAGCCCCTTGACGTGCATGGCCCATTTCTCGCTCCCCTTGCCGATCTCGGCAGAGGCCCGTTTAACGCCCTCGGCCAAGACATCACCGATGCCATCG is a window from the Chloroflexota bacterium genome containing:
- a CDS encoding FAD/NAD(P)-binding protein, with the protein product MENPYLPIIMRVQRVFVETEDGMQKSLDLAFTRPSDEAAFHFMPGQFCEISVFGKGEAPLGIASSPTERGGTLRFTVNKAGLVTQALHQLKEGDEVGLRGPLGNAYPLDLFENHSVIIIGGGFAFTTLRSLLVYMLEPEQRGRFGEISVIYGARTPGLLLYKEELERWEARTDVCMHLTVDTEFPGWTKRVGFVPTVLKEVAPSPENTYAVMCGPPAMIRFTLPVLDELGFPRERVYTSLERRMKCGIGKCGRCNVGPLYVCKDGPIFNYAELEGLPREY
- a CDS encoding 4Fe-4S dicluster domain-containing protein, whose product is MKIIAKEKWPDFVAKLIEDYEVYAPVEAGEAITFQKIREPKEGQWHYANTTTSAKGVFLPQTETLFCYEMNNGHVKLEPIEDVAKDRVLLAVRPCDARAVSILDRVFDTEEKPDVYYVNRRRRTTIVALGCNVPRSTCFCTAVGGDPFGKEGADVLLTDLGDRYLAEPLTPRGEALLSTAHFREATQKERSDAKRIATHARKQMAPLPDTTSLPSALGGMIEAPIWQALQERCLGCAVCAYVCPTCYCFDIVDEVCDATSGKRVRNWDCCQFAVYTLEASGHNPRPTGRERMRQRVMHKFNYMAMGGAPLGCVGCGRCVISCPVNIDIREILGAITAAKAT
- a CDS encoding 4Fe-4S dicluster domain-containing protein; protein product: MADITRRIQSEARRLLESGEVEAVIGFEKGSLPLRARPTFIRRPEDVETLVWNGFCENNLARYLLKVRDQRVGIVAKGCDTRAIVALMAERQVDRDRIFIIGVPCNGMVDSRQVAKAVPGEITEVEVKGQRIFARGKDFEMILPRRKYLHSSCQACEYPNPVIYDVLVAKPVESKGDLSILTDQFESLSHEERWTYFASESERCIRCYACREACPMCYCNECFVDHTMPRWSETGVTPSGLQFWHIVRAYHQTGRCVTCGACERACPMGIKLVYLMARLNEDVRELFEFETGLNPEAVPPLATFQSDKEREIATQIEAGAPKT
- a CDS encoding hydrogenase iron-sulfur subunit; protein product: MSIESEWQPRLLVFLCNWSLYTPSDREEVDRVAENPNIRVIRVPCSGRVNPLFILNALQNGRDGVLVVGCNPGQCHYKDGNYLSERKLITLRRFLEYVGIEPERIQFAWVNEAERHQFPRLIQSMTENLSQLGQSQRFRRVC
- a CDS encoding 4Fe-4S dicluster domain-containing protein, which translates into the protein MLKSNRYDPGFAAEVAAEPGGEYLWRCFSCGTCVATCPIRWWNADYNPRRIVRMIVLGLRNEVLASPAVWFCSACDNCYERCPQGVRISELMRAIRNIAIREGKRPWRTPAQVNERVCSACGVCVEVCPYDAIELVSKRVLGQEKKVAQVNATLCMGCGLCGASCRSAAIDVTDFSDDEIIAQIRGLSERVLIPVEVTR
- a CDS encoding 4Fe-4S dicluster domain-containing protein; this encodes MVHKYIVCDPDKCVGCQTCELICSATKEGVFDPLKSRIRVVRIEPVVMMSVSCRNCEDAPCVIACPRDALSQSPETGTILVDKDKCNGCGWCVSACEFGAIMLDSATKVVAMCDLCADQEGPQCVAYCPKEALSLSTPDIVAQKSRREAVAKLLKELL